In one window of Chryseobacterium sp. JV274 DNA:
- a CDS encoding VIT family protein yields the protein MHHQLEKHYVNRVGWLRAAVLGANDGLLSTTSIVIGVAAAEPDRHIIILAALAGMIAGAMSMAAGEYVSVSSQEDTEKADLLREKRELEEMPEIELRELAKVYEKRGCTKETAMQVAVELTEHDALGAHARDELGINEITQAKPLQAAMASFSSFAVGALLPFSVSLLAPLKQMVYFQYGFSIIFLMLLGAISAKAGGSSIKVAVLRICFWGTVAMGITAFVGHIFGVNVA from the coding sequence ATGCATCATCAGTTGGAGAAACATTATGTAAACAGGGTAGGCTGGCTTCGTGCAGCTGTATTGGGAGCGAATGACGGTTTGTTGTCCACCACAAGTATTGTCATTGGGGTTGCAGCCGCAGAACCAGACCGGCATATTATTATTCTTGCGGCACTGGCAGGTATGATTGCCGGAGCGATGTCTATGGCAGCGGGGGAATATGTTTCCGTGAGTTCGCAGGAAGATACCGAGAAAGCAGATTTACTTCGTGAAAAACGTGAGCTTGAAGAAATGCCTGAAATAGAACTTAGAGAGCTTGCCAAAGTGTATGAGAAACGAGGATGTACCAAAGAGACAGCAATGCAGGTAGCAGTTGAACTTACGGAACACGATGCATTGGGAGCACATGCCCGTGATGAATTAGGTATTAATGAAATAACGCAGGCGAAACCATTGCAGGCAGCGATGGCTTCATTCAGTTCATTTGCTGTGGGAGCTTTATTGCCGTTTAGCGTTTCTCTTTTAGCACCACTTAAACAAATGGTGTATTTCCAATATGGATTTTCAATTATATTTTTAATGCTTTTGGGAGCAATCTCTGCCAAAGCGGGAGGTTCCAGTATTAAAGTAGCCGTATTGAGGATCTGTTTCTGGGGAACTGTTGCAATGGGAATTACAGCATTTGTAGGGCACATTTTTGGAGTTAATGTAGCGTAA
- a CDS encoding S41 family peptidase: MKNIFILFFVVVINATVCAQKNSYTYFMKTWNFIKYYHPDVASGKKDADSLFLETIGRVNEKSDENAVITFLSANLNHKFSGAPVIDTPKDVLSVNQDFRWYQNNKKVSLENKIVLNDIYSHRFIADADQKEKILASETNEFKKDENLPLAYRLLTLAKLQGAIDYLYPHKYLMDKNTEAYFSDLTDQTVHCTSRKEFEIILAKVVSSMEDTHSFRFYDQLNYKNEIFYRSYFPPFNYVILKDHILVTQLLVPEICSKANIHIGDRITEVGGKSIRQIIKEKKELLSTSNPETLLYLMSDYQRNLIWPDDQPRKDLKVVSKDNKAYHADTEFINFTDKQQRAIVTEYIQNKTRLKQQYKIDHKDIAYFKINDAFAFTNNIADDKLDDHMDSIFQEASSKKAIVFDMRGYPDWGGFVFYYVYKYFSPVENHFGKYYKPNVKNIGTYIPISYKDFGTYYSDIKNKTIHPYTGKVFMIVNPETLSMSEWNTMNLQNIFPQSKTIGQRTAGADGDIRTLKLPAGYNLEFTGNGIFYYDNSQTQKVGVRINEFIEYSDDDIIQKRDLELEAVLKGLN; the protein is encoded by the coding sequence ATGAAGAATATTTTTATTTTGTTTTTTGTGGTTGTTATTAATGCAACTGTTTGCGCTCAAAAAAATAGCTACACCTATTTTATGAAGACCTGGAATTTCATAAAATATTATCATCCTGATGTTGCCAGCGGAAAAAAAGATGCCGACAGCCTGTTTTTGGAGACTATTGGGAGAGTGAATGAAAAATCAGATGAAAATGCAGTTATTACCTTTTTATCAGCAAATCTGAATCATAAATTTTCCGGTGCTCCGGTTATTGATACTCCGAAAGATGTACTCTCTGTCAATCAAGACTTCAGATGGTATCAGAACAATAAAAAAGTCAGTTTAGAAAACAAAATAGTACTGAATGATATCTACAGCCATAGATTCATTGCTGATGCTGATCAGAAAGAAAAAATACTTGCTTCTGAGACAAACGAATTTAAAAAAGATGAGAATCTGCCGCTTGCCTACCGTTTGCTGACATTGGCCAAATTGCAGGGTGCGATTGATTATCTTTATCCACATAAATATCTGATGGATAAAAATACTGAAGCCTATTTCTCGGATTTAACAGACCAAACTGTTCACTGTACTTCAAGAAAAGAGTTTGAGATTATTCTGGCAAAAGTAGTTTCCTCAATGGAAGATACCCATTCTTTCAGGTTTTATGATCAGCTTAATTATAAAAATGAAATTTTCTACAGATCATATTTTCCTCCCTTTAATTATGTGATATTGAAAGATCATATATTGGTGACCCAGCTTCTTGTACCTGAAATCTGTTCCAAAGCTAATATTCATATTGGAGATAGAATAACGGAGGTTGGAGGTAAAAGTATCCGTCAGATTATTAAAGAAAAGAAAGAATTACTTTCCACCTCTAATCCTGAAACGTTGTTGTATCTGATGTCAGATTACCAGAGAAATCTGATCTGGCCTGATGATCAGCCTCGTAAAGACTTAAAAGTAGTGTCAAAGGATAATAAAGCCTATCACGCAGATACAGAGTTTATTAATTTCACAGACAAACAACAACGAGCAATAGTAACAGAGTACATCCAAAATAAAACCCGCCTTAAGCAGCAGTACAAAATTGATCATAAAGATATTGCCTATTTTAAAATCAATGATGCTTTTGCTTTTACAAACAATATAGCTGATGATAAGCTGGATGATCATATGGATTCTATTTTCCAAGAAGCATCATCAAAAAAGGCTATTGTCTTTGATATGAGAGGATATCCGGATTGGGGTGGATTTGTATTCTATTATGTCTACAAATACTTCTCGCCCGTAGAGAACCATTTTGGAAAATACTATAAACCCAACGTGAAAAATATCGGGACCTATATTCCAATCAGTTATAAAGATTTTGGGACTTATTATTCTGATATTAAAAATAAAACCATCCATCCATACACGGGAAAGGTATTTATGATTGTCAATCCGGAGACCTTAAGTATGAGTGAATGGAATACAATGAATCTTCAGAATATTTTTCCTCAGTCCAAAACCATCGGCCAAAGAACAGCAGGTGCAGATGGTGACATCAGAACATTGAAACTGCCTGCCGGATATAACTTGGAATTTACCGGAAATGGTATTTTTTATTATGACAATTCCCAGACTCAAAAAGTAGGTGTGAGGATCAATGAATTCATTGAGTATTCTGATGATGATATTATTCAGAAACGGGATCTGGAGCTTGAAGCAGTTTTAAAAGGATTGAATTAG